The proteins below are encoded in one region of bacterium:
- a CDS encoding methyltransferase — MAPKTAPNAYDKIYAVVRKIPHGRVATYGQVARLAGLGRAARQVGYALHALVDESLPWQRVINSKGEISLRALEGPEEAQRRLLEDEGIDFDLRGRVDLSRYQWRKGRN, encoded by the coding sequence ATGGCTCCGAAAACCGCTCCGAATGCGTACGACAAAATCTACGCAGTTGTGCGCAAGATCCCACATGGGCGCGTGGCTACCTATGGTCAGGTCGCCCGACTCGCGGGTCTCGGTCGCGCGGCCCGCCAGGTCGGCTACGCACTTCATGCGCTCGTCGACGAGAGCCTGCCCTGGCAACGCGTGATCAATTCGAAGGGCGAGATCAGCCTGCGCGCGCTCGAAGGCCCCGAAGAAGCCCAACGACGCTTGCTTGAAGACGAGGGCATCGATTTCGATCTGCGCGGCCGCGTCGACCTGTCGCGCTACCAGTGGCGCAAGGGCCGAAATTAG